The window AGCGCGAGACCCAGACCGCGATCGAGCGCGGCGTCTTCGGCGTGCCGACCATCTTCGTGGGCGACGAGATGTTCTGGGGCAACGACCGCTTCGAGCTGGTCCGCTTCTACGTCGAGAAGGCCGCCGAGCGCCTGTAGTGGGCGCGCCGCGCGAGTCGTGAGCGACCCGACCCGGAGCCACTGGGAGCGCGTCTACGAGTCGAAGCTGCCGAGCGAAGTCTCCTGGTACCAGCCGGTCCCCGAGCGCTCGCTCGAGCTGATCCGCGCGACCGGCGAGCCGCTCGACGCCCCGATCCTGGACGTCGGCGGCGGCGCGTCGACCCTGGTCGACCATCTGATCGCCGCCGGTCACTCCGATGTGAGCGTCCTCGACATCGCCGCGAACGCGCTCGAGCACGCGCGCGAACGCCTTCGAGACGCGGCCGCGCGCGTCACCTGGATCGAGGCCGACGTCACGCGCTTCGAGCCGAAGCGCGCCTACGCGATCTGGCACGACCGCGCGGTCTTCCATTTCCTGACCGACGCCGCCGACCGCGCGCGCTAT is drawn from Deltaproteobacteria bacterium and contains these coding sequences:
- a CDS encoding class I SAM-dependent methyltransferase; the encoded protein is MSDPTRSHWERVYESKLPSEVSWYQPVPERSLELIRATGEPLDAPILDVGGGASTLVDHLIAAGHSDVSVLDIAANALEHARERLRDAAARVTWIEADVTRFEPKRAYAIWHDRAVFHFLTDAADRARYLAVLRASLRPRGHFVLATFGPEGPTRCSGLPVQRYSLDEIVALLGPGFALRAHFLEDHRTPSGALQQFLYARWQVE